From the Primulina tabacum isolate GXHZ01 chromosome 15, ASM2559414v2, whole genome shotgun sequence genome, one window contains:
- the LOC142527618 gene encoding protodermal factor 1-like, with product MESSKSKHAMLLLWAALLSQNLLIPVMSAANFEDQKNYYPPSGSYTPPSQGSGGGHATPTPSHGGGSGSYGSSPPTNCVTPPSGGHGHHRTSPSTPSGGGGYYHSPPTSTPSPTTPTTPTPGTGTSPTTPIVNPPIVTTPGTPSTPGVTTPTPPFSFGPASPPFTCIFWRNHPTFVWGLIGWLGTVGGPVNGGTIGGTLGVPTVPGFSPNMNVLQALSNTRTDGYGELYREGTAAFLNSMAHARFPYSTTQVRDSFIAALSSNKAASAQAQLFKLANGGRT from the exons ATGGAGAGTTCGAAAAGTAAGCATGCCATGCTGCTTCTGTGGGCGGCGTTACTTTCCCAAAACTTGCTCATTCCTGTCATGTCTGCAGCAAACTTTGAAGATCAGAAAAACTACTATCCTCCATCAG GTTCATACACCCCTCCATCACAGGGTTCAGGAGGTGGCCATGCAACTCCAACACCTTCTCATGGAGGTGGCAGCGGCAGCTATGGAAGTTCTCCACCAACCAACTGTGTTACCCCACCAAGCGGCGGACATGGACATCACCGAACTAGTCCATCTACTCCAAGTGGAGGCGGCGGATACTACCACTCCCCTCCAACCTCAACCCCGTCCCCAACGACACCAACTACTCCGACACCAGGTACCGGAACTTCGCCAACCACTCCAATCGTCAACCCTCCAATTGTCACCACCCCAGGGACTCCAAGCACTCCCGGTGTCACAACTCCAACACCTCCATTTTCCTTTGGTCCAGCCTCTCCACCTTTTACTTGCAT TTTCTGGAGGAATCACCCGACATTTGTATGGGGATTAATTGGCTGGCTTGGAACAGTTGGCGGACCAGTTAATGGCGGAACAATTGGTGGCACATTAGGTGTGCCTACTGTACCTGGATTTAGTCCTAACATGAATGTGCTTCAGGCTCTTTCAAACACACGTACCGATGGCTATGGAGAACTTTACAGGGAAGGAACTGCAGCTTTCCTCAACTCCATGGCACACGCGAGGTTCCCTTACTCAACCACACAAGTCAGGGATAGTTTTATCGCGGCTCTTAGCTCAAACAAGGCAGCATCAGCTCAGGCACAGCTCTTCAAGCTGGCTAATGGGGGAAGAACCTAG